A stretch of Mytilus edulis chromosome 11, xbMytEdul2.2, whole genome shotgun sequence DNA encodes these proteins:
- the LOC139495967 gene encoding integrase/recombinase xerD homolog produces MSDIDTDHASTNAQPRAIFHTGRWEALPKNSFNSHLSQLSTKLPQFCLSSRSENTTKNYKYAFEAWTKWCVFNGICYLPGSDTHVSLYLIDLTETAKSHSKINEMFYAISWAHRLAGLPDPCKSDLVLSVKEGALRLIGHTVNKKEPITPEILKHIVLLYGNEKSSLKDLRIACMCLLCFSGFLRFSELSNLKRNNITFYDSYVKLFLEKSKTDVYREGNDVLISKTYNITCPVNMLHRYLSLANISSDSTEYIFRGLSYCKSNNSYVLRKSGKISYSSARDILLSALHKLGLDKTKFGLHSLRSGGATAAAASKIEDRIFKKHGRWKSDRAKDGYVKENLEERLSVTKNLGV; encoded by the exons ATGTCGGATATTGATACGGACCACGCCTCAACTAATGCCCAACCTAGAG CTATTTTTCATACTGGTAGATGGGAAGCATTACCAAAGAATTCTTTCAACAGTCACCTTTCACAGTTGTCAACTAAGTTGCCACAGTTTTGCCTTTCTTCTAGATCAGagaatacaacaaaaaactacaaATATGCTTTTGAAGCTTGGACTAAATGGTGTGTATTTAATGGAATTTGCTATTTACCGGGTTCTGACACTCATGTTTCATTGTATTTAATAGATTTAACCGAAACTGCTAAGTCACATAGCAAGATTAATGAAATGTTTTACGCTATTAGTTGGGCCCACCGGCTCGCCGGGTTACCTGATCCATGTAAATCAGATTTAGTGTTATCTGTCAAAGAAGGTGCTTTAAGATTAATAGGTCACACTGTAAACAAAAAAGAGCCAATTACTCCGGAAATTTTGAAAcatattgtattgttatatggCAATGAAAAGTCTTCTTTAAAAGATTTGAGAATAGCATGTATGTGCTTATTGTGTTTTTCTGGTTTTTTACGTTTTTCAgaattgtcaaatttgaaaagaaacaacATAACTTTTTATGATTCATATGTGAAACTTTTTCTTGAAAAGAGTAAAACAGATGTATACAGAGAGGGTAACGATGTTCTCATTTCTAAGACTTATAACATCACTTGTCCAGTCAATATGCTACACAGGTATTTAAGTTTGGCAAATATTTCTTCCGATAGTACGGAATATATATTTCGAGGTTTAagctattgtaaaagtaacaacAGTTATGTACTTCGTAAGTCGGGGAAAATATCGTATTCCTCCGCTAGAGACATTTTATTGTCCGCTCTTCATAAGTTAGGTTTAGACAAGACTAAATTTGGTCTTCACAGTTTGAGATCTGGCGGAGCTACGGCAGCTGCCGCATCAAAAATTGAAGATAGAATTTTCAAAAAACACGGTAGATGGAAAAGTGATCGTGCTAAAGATGGCTATGTTAAAG
- the LOC139496031 gene encoding uncharacterized protein — protein sequence MCSLYVFVSVIISTIAVSEACDCTKTSLKTVLKDNDSFLIKGKVLNSAEWFTGLNIDFDIEQDYKSNVKDINGTPRKQVVLLSPVIQMHCGISLEVDKCYFISGKLQRETHDIYYRVNSCELLVECGKARKVKRMEKKVKIYQGLAKLSG from the exons ATGTGCTCGCTATACGTGTTCGTGTCAGTGATCATCAGTACTATAGCAGTATCAGAAGCATGCGACTGTACTAAAACATCATTGAAAACAGTGCTTAAAGACAACGACTCATTTT TGATCAAAGGAAAAGTTCTGAACTCTGCAGAATGGTTTACAGGATTGAATATTGATTTTGATATCGAACAAGACTATAAA AGCAATGTGAAAGATATAAATGGTACTCCTCGTAAACAAGTCGTTTTATTGTCACCAGTTATTCAGATGCATTGTGGCATAAGTCTCGAGGTTGACAAATGTTATTTTATATCGG GAAAACTTCAGCGTGAGACTCATGACATTTATTACAGAGTAAACTCTTGTGAGCTTCTGGTTGAATGTGGTAAAGCAAGGAAAGTTAAGAGAATggagaaaaaagttaaaatttaccAGGGTTTAGCTAAGCTATCtggttaa